From a single Brassica oleracea var. oleracea cultivar TO1000 chromosome C5, BOL, whole genome shotgun sequence genomic region:
- the LOC106294007 gene encoding putative sugar transporter ERD6-like 13: MGKEPLLQKVRIQEDIESDKKTRVNGGDDDGPITFVLLLTTLTALWGTFSYGTAAGFTSPAQTGMMEGLNLSLAEFSFFGSVLTIGGLVGAALSGRFADLFGRRGALWVSNSFCMAGWLMIAFSQATWSLDIGRFLLGVASGVTSYVVPVYIVEIAPKRIRGAFSAVSMLVMCASMAFSFLVGSVISWQNLALFSTVPCVLEFAGLFFIPESPRWLSRNGRVKESEVALQRLRGNSTDITKEAAEIKKYMENLQESKEDGFLELFKPRYSRAVIVGIGLLVLQQLGGLSGYTFYMSSIFNKAGFPNNVGVTIATVVQATMSVFGLIIVDKFGRRPLLMVATGMMCLGSFITGLSFLFQSYALLENYTSISTLIGVLVFLTSMTIGMGGIPWVIVSEMTPMNIKGSSGTLCNITSWSSNWFVSYTFNFLFQWSSSGVFFLYSTISGMGILFVMKMVPETRGRSLEEIQADVAR, from the exons ATGGGAAAAGAACCATTGCTTCAGAAAGTGAGGATTCAAGAAGACATCGAGTCAGATAAGAAGACTCGTGTCAATGGCGGAGACGATGACGGCCCCATCACGTTTGTTTTACTCCTCACAACCTTAACTGCTCTATGGGGCACTTTCTCCTATGGCACTGCC GCCGGCTTTACGTCACCAGCTCAAACTGGGATGATGGAAGGACTAAATCTCTCGTTGGCTGAG TTTTCATTCTTTGGATCTGTATTAACAATTGGTGGACTCGTGGGAGCCGCGTTGTCGGGAAGATTCGCCGATCTTTTTGGTCGGAGAGGC GCTTTGTGGGTGTCAAACTCATTTTGCATGGCCGGCTGGCTTATGATAGCCTTCTCTCAG GCGACTTGGTCACTTGATATTGGACGATTTCTTCTCGGAGTCGCATCTGGCGTAACTTCTTATGTG GTACCCGTCTACATTGTAGAAATTGCACCCAAAAGAATCAGAGGCGCGTTCTCTGCGGTTAGCATG CTTGTGATGTGTGCTAGCATGGCCTTCAGTTTCCTTGTTGGATCAGTAATTTCATGGCAGAACTTAGCTCTCTTCA GTACAGTTCCTTGTGTTTTAGAATTCGCCGGTTTGTTCTTTATACCGGAGTCTCCTAGGTGGCTG TCTAGAAATGGTCGGGTTAAAGAATCGGAAGTTGCACTCCAACGTCTACGAGGAAACAGCACTGATATCACCAAAGAGGCTGCAGAAATCAAA AAATATATGGAAAATCTTCAAGAATCCAAAGAAGATGGTTTTCTTGAACTCTTCAAACCGCGATATTCTCGTGCTGTTATT GTGGGGATTGGATTGCTAGTACTGCAACAACTCGGAGGTCTCAGTGGCTACACATTTTACATGAGCTCGATTTTTAACAAAGCGG GGTTTCCTAACAACGTAGGAGTGACGATAGCTACCGTGGTGCAAGCCACGATGAGCGTTTTCGGATTAATAATCGTGGATAAATTTGGGAGACGACCTCTTTTAATG GTTGCGACGGGCATGATGTGTTTGGGGTCATTCATCACAGGGCTGTCGTTTTTGTTTCAG AGTTATGCTTTACTCGAAAATTACACCTCGATTTCAACACTGATCGGAGTGCTG GTGTTTCTAACTTCGATGACAATTGGAATGGGAGGTATTCCATGGGTCATTGTCTCCGAG ATGACACCGATGAATATAAAGGGTTCATCAGGGACGCTATGCAATATAACTAGCTGGTCCTCTAATTGGTTCGTTTCGTACACATTCAACTTCCTCTTCCAGTGGAGCTCTTCTG GTGTGTTTTTCTTATATTCAACGATATCGGGTATGGGCATCCTATTTGTGATGAAAATGGTACCAGAGACTCGAGGTCGTTCCCTTGAAGAAATTCAAGCCGATGTTGCCCGATAA
- the LOC106345065 gene encoding uncharacterized protein LOC106345065: MDHNALSTFQGLLVGSQRKKNLPPYGVSINLLPWICWFIWCFRNHLLFQNMTYSPQETFNKAIYLAREWENAQKPKSARGPFTIAAPQLPTETSSAIRCNTDAAWRSDSTTAGICWIFTAPSTVEVNRRLKIQMHVSSPLLAEALAIREALQQAISLKLTHIWVRSDSQVLVREIDRNRNSSEIHRVLSDAV; the protein is encoded by the coding sequence ATGGATCACAATGCACTCAGCACCTTCCAAGGACTTCTGGTGGGCTCACAGAGAAAGAAGAACCTCCCACCATATGGAGTCTCCATCAATCTTCTCCCCTGGATTTGCTGGTTCATTTGGTGTTTTCGCAACCATCTCCTCTTCCAAAACATGACATATTCACCACAGGAGACCTTTAACAAAGCTATCTATTTGGCGAGGGAATGGGAAAATGCCCAAAAACCCAAGTCAGCAAGAGGACCTTTTACCATCGCAGCCCCGCAGCTCCCGACTGAAACGAGCTCTGCAATCCGATGCAACACAGACGCGGCCTGGAGATCGGACTCAACAACAGCAGGAATCTGCTGGATCTTCACAGCTCCATCTACAGTGGAAGTCAATAGGAGATTGAAGATTCAGATGCATGTATCCTCCCCGCTTCTCGCAGAAGCCTTAGCCATCAGGGAAGCTCTCCAACAGGCGATCTCCCTCAAGCTCACTCATATCTGGGTACGCTCAGACTCTCAAGTGCTCGTTAGAGAAATCGACCGGAATCGAAATTCATCGGAAATCCACAGAGTTCTCTCAGACGCCGTTTAA